DNA sequence from the Chryseobacterium indicum genome:
TGAGCGGATACGTTCCCAACTGTGGAAGGATTTTTTCCCTCAATGCTTTAAAAAACTGAGGATCGCGGAACATTTCCGTCACGTTCACGGTAATTTCTTCGATGAATCTTTTCAGGTATTCCGGATCATTAAGTATTGTATATCTTAACTCTGCAAAGCTTGTAAATCTGTCGATCAGGCATATACGGTTCACCCTGCGCTTGAAGGAAGCGCGGCTGTATTCTGAAAAATCGTAACCATACATATCGTAGACATCTTTTATGAGATACTCTACTTCTTCATCTTTTACAATACTTGGTTCCAGCATTTACGATAATTTTTCTATAGCGTTCATTAAAAGGTCTACATCTATCGGCTTGGAAACATAATCTGCTGCTCCCGCATCCAGACATTTCTGGCGGTCTTCCGGCATTGCCTGTGCAGTAACTGCGATTACGGGAATATTGCTGATAGAAGGGGTGTTTTTTATCATCTTTATGGCTTCATACCCATCCATTTCCGGCATCATCATATCCATCAGAACCACATCAAAATGGTTGTCTTTATTCAAAACTTCAATGGCTTCCTGTGCCATTGTACTGCTTTCAATCTGGTAGCCTCTGGCTTTCAGGGTGAGCTTTAAAGCAAATATATTGCGCGGATCGTCGTCCACGATCAGAATTTTTTTATTCATCAGAATTTTAGCTGTTTAACTTTCATATAACCAAACACGAAGTAAGGATAGTAACTGATCGATATCCACCGGTTTGGAGATATAATCTGAAGCCCCTGCGGTAATGCATTTTTCACGTTCTCCGATCATGGATTTTGCTGTAATGGCAATAATCGGCAGTCTTTTGAATTTAGGCATTTTTCTGATTTCCTTGATCGCCTCGTAACCATCAAGTTCAGGCATCATCATATCCATCAAAATAACATCCACATCAGGATTTTCTTTAATCTGCTGAATCGCATGGTTTCCGTCCATGGCGACAACAACTTCCACTTTATATTTTTCCAGTGCTTTGGTAAGTGAGAAAATATTACGGACATCATCATCGGTAATGAGTATTTTTTTACCGCTTAAAACTTCCGTAAGCGATCCCAATGTTTTGCTTCTTACATTTTCAATGGAATTATTTTTCTCCTCCACCAAATGCAGGAACAATCCTACTTCATCCAAAATTCTCTGGTAAGAATGTGCTGTTTTTACAACAATGGAGTCTGCATACTGTTTGATTTTCAGTTCTTCGGATTTGGATAAATTTCTTTCGGTAAAGATGATGATCGGAAGATTTTCCAGTCCTTCATAACTTTTTATGGATTCTATAATTTCGTATTCGTTTCCTCTTGAAGATCCGATGTCCAGAATGACGCAGTCTACATGATTGGCTGTTAAAGCTTTTACGCTGTCTTCCACATTATTTTCTACCGACAACGAAATATTGAAATTGCTGAGGAAATAAGACAATGCGCTTGCGTGTTTTGCGTTTTCTTCTACAATTAATACTTTTTGCGGGCCTTTTTTAAGGGCTTCTTCAATCTTTCTGAAAACATCCGTCATTTGATCCAGTGCTACAGGTTTGCTGATGAAATCAATCGCACCTTTCATGAGGCTTTCATTTTTTACATGAAGTGCAGACATCATGTGTACCGGAATGTGTTTTGTTTCCTGATTGGATTTTAAATCATCCATTACCTGCCATCCGTCTTTTACAGGAAGCTGAACATCCAGCAGAATTGCCTGCGGACGATATTCCAGTGCAGCAGCCAGACCGCGGTCTCCTCTTACTTCAATCACAGCTTTATAGTTCTGCAAATGAGCATATTTCAGCAATGCTTTGGCGAAATTGGTATCATCTTCGATAATGAGAATGGTTTTATCTCCTTCCTGAATGATATTTCTGTCATCGTCCACATTATCAGGAATCTGAAGTGTATTCACCACTTCTTTTTCTTCCATCTGTTTTTCATCAAGAATATTCTGAATTTCTTCAACATCTTCACGGATGATTTCTACCAGATTCTGATCTTTTTCAACATGAGGAAGTTCAGGAACTGCTTTTACAGGAATGCTTAAACTGAACTCACTTCCTTCGTCTACTTTACTTTTCAGGGTAAGTTCTCCACCTAATAATCTGGCAATCTCTCGACTGATGGATAATCCGAGACCTGTGCCGCCGAATTTTCTCCTTGTGGAACCATCTGCCTGCTGAAATGCTTCAAAAATGATTTTCTGTTTGTCTTCTGCAATCCCGATTCCCGTATCTTTTACGGAAAAAATGATAAAACCTGCTTTTTTAGGATCTTTTTTAATATTTAAATCGATGCTTCCTTTTGTGGTAAATTTTAGGGCATTCGATAATAGGTTTCTCAAAACCTGATCGACTCTTAAACGGTCTGTTTCAATGTTTTTCTGAACGGATTCGTCGATATTGATGTTAAACTCTAGCTTTTTCTCCTGAAATACCGGATTGAAAAGGTCTTTTAAATCTTTTATCACATCATTGATCACCACATCCTGATATTCAAGTGTCATTTTTCCGGATTCTATTTTTGCAAGATCCAGAATTTCATCAATTAACGTTAATAAGCTGCTTCCTGAGCTTTGAATAACTTTAGCGGATTCGATCTGATCTTCATTAAGATTTTCATCCGGATTTTCCGCCATCAGCCTAGAAAGAAGAAGGATCGAGTTGAGTGGAGTACGCAATTCGTGGGACATATTTGCGAGGAATTCCGACTTGTATTTTGTACTCAAAGCCAGTTCTTCTACTTTTTTCTGAATTTCTGTGTTGCGTTCTGCAATCAGATGATTTTTTTCTTCCAATAATCTTGAACGTTCTTCCAGCTCGGCATTTGCCTGCATTAATTCTTCCTGCTGAACTTTCAGCTCTTCTTCTGAAGCCTGAAGTTTCTGCGTCTGAGCTTCCAGTTCGGTATTCAGATTTTCCAACTCAGAATGCTGAACCTGCAATTCTTCCGACTGTGCCTGTGTTTCTTCAAGCAACTGCTGTTCTTTTTCGCGACCTTTTGCCGCGCTTAAGGCAATTCCTATATTTCTGCTGCACTCTACGAAATAATCGACTCTGTCTTTTTCAAAGTTGGTAGTTGAACCTAATTCCAGAACTCCGATAATGAAACCGTCTGCAAAAATCGGGATCAGCATAATCCCGTAAATCTGAATGGTGCTGCTTGCAAAGGTTACCACAAAATCATCTTCATGAAGATTATTGTACACCTGAGTTTTTTCGCTGATGAAAGTCTGCCCTACCATTCCTTCTCCCGGTTCGAAAACTTTTTTCATGTTGTTTTCCAGACCAAAAGCTATGTTCAGCTTAAGTAATCCTTCATCATAAAGGTAGATTGAACCATTGATGCAGTTTCCGTATTCGATAAGCTGGTGTAAAGACGCTTTGGCAACATCTTTCACCGATTTATTGCCTACCAGAGATTCATTAAGAATGGCAAGACCTTTCTGTCTCCAGTCGCTTCTATTAATGGTATCGAAAGACAATTTCAGGGATTCCGTCATATTATTTAAAGAATCTACCAATTCTCCGAGATCATCTTCTGCCGTATCTACGACTCTCTGGTCATAATCTCCGTTGGCAATTCTGTTGGCAATCTGCTTAATGGCACTTACTCTTCTGGACATTTCCTGATCTTTTGCTTTCAGCATTTTTTCAAGTTTGTCTCTTCTGATGAGATCTGCTCTTAATTTGATGTAGAAAAACGCAGTAACCACAATTGCTGCGATAGAAGAAAATATAATGAAGAAAACGGTAGTTCGGGAAGATTTATTAAGATCTTTGGTTTTTATGGCAAGCTGATTTTCTTCGTACTGAGAAAATTCTTTTACAATCTGTCTGCATCGGTCCATATGCTGCTTGCTTTCCTCGATTTGTTCCTGCGTCATCATGACTCCTCTTCTTCGGTTTTCTACAAAGAGCTTCATGTTGGCAAGGTTGATCTCTACATTTTTCTCCAGCAGATCCAGAAGTCTTTTCTGATGCTGATCTGTAATTCCGAGACTTCTTGCATATTCAAAGGTTTTGGAATATTCAGAAATACTTCTTTTAAAGGGTTCCAGAAAACTTTCCTGACCGGTAAGCTGATATCCCCTGTTTCCTGTTTCCGCATCCAGAACAGCCACAAGAACATCTTTTACTGCCGTTACGACACGTCTGCTTTTACCAACACTTTCGCGGTGATCCATCTGGTTCTGTATACTGAAGTATGAAGCCAGTGAACTTGCGATCAGGATCAGGATGGAAAATCCTACCCCGAACTGAAGATTTCTTATAAATTTTTTCGGCATGGAAAATTAATTTAAAGGTAAAGTGAAATAAAACGTAGATCCTTCATCTACTTTGCTGGAAACTCCAATATTTCCGTGGTGCTGTTTGATGATTTCGGAACAGATGAAAAGACCGATCCCCATTCCCTGAAACTGGAGTGAAGATTCTTCTACACGGTAAAATTTATTGAAAACAGCTTCCTGCTTGAAATCCGGAATCCCGATTCCGAAATCTGTAACACTTACTCTTACTTCCTGTTCTTCTTCATCTACAAAAGTGGTTACAATAACCTGATTGTTCTGAGGTGAATATTTTATGGCGTTCGTTAAAAAGTTGATGAGAACCTGCTCAATACGAATTTCATCCAGCGGAATTAAAATATCCGGTTTTACTCCGTCTCGTTTGATCTTCACTCTGCTTTCGTGCGTCTGCACTATTGTATCTATTGCGTTGCTGATAACGCCTTCCAGATTTGTAGGTTTTTTGGTGATTTTCAGCTTTCCGTTTTCGATTTTGGAAACGTCAAGAAGATCTGTAATTAAAGTATTCAGTTTTTCGATCTGATCCTGTACTTTGGTAAGAAAACCGGCTTCCGCACTTTCTTTATCAAGTTTTAATTTTCTTTCCAGCAGCTGTACATATGCTTTTATACTGGTTAAAGGCGTTTTTAGTTCGTGGCTCGCAATACTCAGAAATTCATCTTTTTCTTTTTCCACCTTCTTCTGATCGTCTATATCTGTGAAGGTTCCTACCCAGTTTTTGATTGTGTTTTCTTCGTACACGGGAGTTACGCGCAAAAGATGGTAGCGGAAATCGCCAGTTTCTCTATTTTTTATCCTGACTTCAAGATCTAAGGATTTTCCTCTTTTCCTGCATCGTTCAAATTCTTCTTTAATTTTATAATCATCCGGATGTGTTTCTGGAAAGTCTTTTTCAGAATCAGAATACTCATACCATTTACCGTTTACGAAATCTACTGTTCCCTGCTCATTCAGGGTAAAAGCAATCTGAGGGAGAGATTCAAGCATTAAATGAAAATGATCGATCTGCGATTTCATGGTTACCTGAGATTCTCTCCTTCCTTTTACCTCAAGCTCAAGACTCTGCTGCGTTTTTTTCATCGCAAGATTCTGCTCCTGAAGGTTGTAGAAAGTTTTTACTTTCAGCATGAGGATTTCCGGATCTACAGGTTTCGTTACATAATCTTTTCCTCCGGAAGCGTAGCCGCGTGTGATAAATCTTTTCTCGGTATTCACAGCCGACAGAAAAATGATAGGTACTTCTTTTGTTTTGCTGTAGCCCGCTAAAGTTTCTGCCACTTCAAAGCCATCCATATCCGGCATTTGAACATCCAAAATAATCAGTGCGTAATCATTTTTCAAAGCTTTTATTAAAGCTTCTTCACCGGAATCTGCTGTATCCACCTGAAAATCCTTGGATTCGAGTAATTTTTTGAGTGAATAGAGATTACTTTGGTTGTCATCAACAATTAAGATCATATAAACTTTAAATCAATAATTAATTATATTTACTTCAGCTTCAAAAATACTCACAATATTTCGAAAAACAGGAATTTTTTACCTATTATCAAAACACATACCACAATAGTGGAAAAAATTTTATCATCTGTAAATTTTTTAAAAAAAATCCTGATTTTTTTTCTTTCTTCAATTCAGTGATTTAAGAGTAAAATTTTAACCACATACCACATTTTTAGTTAAAATTTTAATTTAATAAAATTATTCACGGCACAGTGTTTGAATACAGGATAACAACACTTTTTCACTTAAATATATTTTTCAAAATTAACCCACGTTTTATTGCGTGGGTTTGTTTTATTGTTCTTATATTTGCAGTGAATTTCTCATGTTTAATTTGAGTTTTCATGGTTATTAGTTTTTATCCCCGCCGAAAGTCGGGGATTTTTTTATGTATTTTATTCAACATATTTCACTTTTTTAAAGCACTTATTTTCTGAATATTATTCTTAAATCTCATCAATTTGTTTAAAAAAGTAAAGATGATGGCACAACTTGTGATATAAATAAGGCACACTTAAAATCATAGATATGCCGATACAGATACAAGTTGCCCAATGTACAGAATGCAAAGGCTACACTTCCGCTGCCCCACTCGATTCCAAACATACGTATCATCCGGAAATAGCCCACCATTTTTTATATCATGGCGAACCTGCGTTTACACTGGATCAGAAAACTTTTGATAAATACAGAAACTTAGAAAATACAAAAGTTATCATCATGGATCTTGCTGAACATGAAGAAAATGATCATCTGCATTGTAGTTGCGCAAAGAAAGCCATTCAGAAAAGGGTATATTCTCAAAAGGAAATTTACA
Encoded proteins:
- a CDS encoding response regulator; translated protein: MPKKFIRNLQFGVGFSILILIASSLASYFSIQNQMDHRESVGKSRRVVTAVKDVLVAVLDAETGNRGYQLTGQESFLEPFKRSISEYSKTFEYARSLGITDQHQKRLLDLLEKNVEINLANMKLFVENRRRGVMMTQEQIEESKQHMDRCRQIVKEFSQYEENQLAIKTKDLNKSSRTTVFFIIFSSIAAIVVTAFFYIKLRADLIRRDKLEKMLKAKDQEMSRRVSAIKQIANRIANGDYDQRVVDTAEDDLGELVDSLNNMTESLKLSFDTINRSDWRQKGLAILNESLVGNKSVKDVAKASLHQLIEYGNCINGSIYLYDEGLLKLNIAFGLENNMKKVFEPGEGMVGQTFISEKTQVYNNLHEDDFVVTFASSTIQIYGIMLIPIFADGFIIGVLELGSTTNFEKDRVDYFVECSRNIGIALSAAKGREKEQQLLEETQAQSEELQVQHSELENLNTELEAQTQKLQASEEELKVQQEELMQANAELEERSRLLEEKNHLIAERNTEIQKKVEELALSTKYKSEFLANMSHELRTPLNSILLLSRLMAENPDENLNEDQIESAKVIQSSGSSLLTLIDEILDLAKIESGKMTLEYQDVVINDVIKDLKDLFNPVFQEKKLEFNINIDESVQKNIETDRLRVDQVLRNLLSNALKFTTKGSIDLNIKKDPKKAGFIIFSVKDTGIGIAEDKQKIIFEAFQQADGSTRRKFGGTGLGLSISREIARLLGGELTLKSKVDEGSEFSLSIPVKAVPELPHVEKDQNLVEIIREDVEEIQNILDEKQMEEKEVVNTLQIPDNVDDDRNIIQEGDKTILIIEDDTNFAKALLKYAHLQNYKAVIEVRGDRGLAAALEYRPQAILLDVQLPVKDGWQVMDDLKSNQETKHIPVHMMSALHVKNESLMKGAIDFISKPVALDQMTDVFRKIEEALKKGPQKVLIVEENAKHASALSYFLSNFNISLSVENNVEDSVKALTANHVDCVILDIGSSRGNEYEIIESIKSYEGLENLPIIIFTERNLSKSEELKIKQYADSIVVKTAHSYQRILDEVGLFLHLVEEKNNSIENVRSKTLGSLTEVLSGKKILITDDDVRNIFSLTKALEKYKVEVVVAMDGNHAIQQIKENPDVDVILMDMMMPELDGYEAIKEIRKMPKFKRLPIIAITAKSMIGEREKCITAGASDYISKPVDIDQLLSLLRVWLYES
- a CDS encoding response regulator: MNKKILIVDDDPRNIFALKLTLKARGYQIESSTMAQEAIEVLNKDNHFDVVLMDMMMPEMDGYEAIKMIKNTPSISNIPVIAVTAQAMPEDRQKCLDAGAADYVSKPIDVDLLMNAIEKLS
- a CDS encoding hybrid sensor histidine kinase/response regulator — encoded protein: MILIVDDNQSNLYSLKKLLESKDFQVDTADSGEEALIKALKNDYALIILDVQMPDMDGFEVAETLAGYSKTKEVPIIFLSAVNTEKRFITRGYASGGKDYVTKPVDPEILMLKVKTFYNLQEQNLAMKKTQQSLELEVKGRRESQVTMKSQIDHFHLMLESLPQIAFTLNEQGTVDFVNGKWYEYSDSEKDFPETHPDDYKIKEEFERCRKRGKSLDLEVRIKNRETGDFRYHLLRVTPVYEENTIKNWVGTFTDIDDQKKVEKEKDEFLSIASHELKTPLTSIKAYVQLLERKLKLDKESAEAGFLTKVQDQIEKLNTLITDLLDVSKIENGKLKITKKPTNLEGVISNAIDTIVQTHESRVKIKRDGVKPDILIPLDEIRIEQVLINFLTNAIKYSPQNNQVIVTTFVDEEEQEVRVSVTDFGIGIPDFKQEAVFNKFYRVEESSLQFQGMGIGLFICSEIIKQHHGNIGVSSKVDEGSTFYFTLPLN